Proteins encoded together in one Lysinibacter cavernae window:
- a CDS encoding RNA methyltransferase — protein MTSSPTHELSTSGVGPWLGELPEGDHFDAELLEQGDTRNVIDRYRYWTMDAIIADLDQHRHQFHVAIENWQHDMNIGSIVRSANAFAADTVHIVGRKRWNKRGAMVTDRYQHVLHHATVDDLVAWATDEGIPIIAIDNVPGCVPMESFAWPERCIMLFGQEGPGLSEEAVAAAEAVVEITQYGSTRSLNASAAAAVSMFSWVMTHGQQA, from the coding sequence ATGACTTCCTCTCCAACGCATGAATTGTCGACCTCTGGCGTTGGGCCGTGGCTTGGTGAACTCCCGGAGGGCGATCACTTTGACGCGGAGCTCCTCGAACAGGGCGACACCCGAAATGTAATCGACCGCTATCGATACTGGACCATGGACGCGATCATCGCGGATCTCGACCAGCACCGTCATCAGTTTCACGTCGCCATCGAAAACTGGCAGCACGACATGAATATCGGCTCAATCGTGCGGAGCGCGAATGCCTTTGCCGCCGACACGGTGCATATCGTTGGGCGCAAGCGCTGGAATAAGCGCGGAGCGATGGTGACCGACCGCTATCAGCATGTGCTGCACCACGCAACGGTTGACGACCTTGTGGCGTGGGCAACGGATGAGGGCATCCCGATCATCGCGATTGATAACGTGCCCGGTTGTGTGCCAATGGAGTCCTTTGCCTGGCCGGAGCGCTGCATCATGCTCTTTGGGCAGGAGGGCCCCGGCCTCTCCGAAGAGGCCGTTGCGGCGGCCGAAGCGGTTGTTGAAATTACACAGTACGGATCAACCCGTTCGTTGAACGCTTCGGCTGCGGCGGCCGTCTCGATGTTCTCCTGG